The Streptomyces pratensis genomic interval CAGTGCTCGTCGAGAAGGTCGTCCGCTTCTCCCCCCTCGGCCATCCATGCCAGCAGGCCCGTCCACATCCGGTCGCTGCCCGAGTAACCCCCGGCCACGTACCCGTCCGCGGCGTCGAAGATCCGGTGGGCGACGTGCTCGTACACCCCTCCGTTGCGTACGGGAAATCGTCCGGCGTGGATCCACGCGAGCGCGGCGGTCTCCAGCGTGGCGGCGGTGGCCTCCTGCACGGAGACGTCCACCAGCTGAGGGGTGCCCGACACCACGGCCAGCAGTGCCCCGATCGCCGCGTGCGCCCCGGCGGTTTGCAGTGCCTGCTCACGCGGTGGCGGCTTGGGCTGCCCGTCAGGGCGCCCTCCGAGCCAGGTCATGCCGCCGGCCGAGGCCAGGATCAGATCGTCACCGACCCAGTCGCGGCGCGGTCCGGTCAGCCCGAAGGGTGTCACTACCACGTGCACGGCGTGCGGCCAGCGGGAGGAGCCGTCCCGTCGCAGTCCGCGCAGCCGTGCCACGGGTCCGCTCTCCAGAACTATGTCGGCAGCCGCCGCAAGCGCTCCCAGTTCCGCCGCGTCGCGTACCGGCGTCCAGCGCTTGCCCGCGTGCCAGTGGGCACGGGCCGCCGGGCCGAGACCCGCGCCCGAATCGGTCCGCACGACGTGGGCTCCGATCCCCACGAGCAGCCGGGCACCCTGGAAGGCGAGCTCATCGGTCAGATCGAGCACGCGCAGCGGCGTCGCATCCGGTTCCGTTACCACCACGGCTTCTCCTCCCATGTCCGCAGCCTTTGCGGCACCTCACGATCACCGTGGGAGGAGAAGCGGGCCACCACCTTGTTCCGCTGGCCGGACCGGGTCCGCTGCCGTGTGCCGTCAGCTCGCGACGGCCCGCACAGCGGTCGGCCGGCGTTTCGGTGTCCGCGCCGCGCGAGCGGGGTCGTACGACGTCTTCTGCGCGACACCGCGCCCGATGCTCTCCGCCGTGGCCTGCACCGCCGCGAGGTATCGGTCCACCGACACCTGCGCGACCGGCCCGGTGACCGAGAGTGCCGCGTACTGCGACCCGGGCAGCGCCACCGGTACGGCGAGACTGGCGTACCCGGCCCTGACTCCCCCGATCTCCAGCGCGTATCCCTGGCGTGCCGCCGTGGCCAGCCGCTGGGCCAGCACCCCGGGGTCCGTCACGGAGCGGGCGGCCAGCACCGGGAACCCGGCACGGGCGATGTCCGCGACCCGCTCCGGCCCGTCCGGGGCCAGGGCGAGCAGCAGCTGACCGGTGGCCGTGCAGGATGCGGGCAGCCTGCCGCCGACGTACGAGTGTGTGAGCACGTTGGCCTCACCGGCGATCTTCTCCAGGAAGAGCACATGGGTGCCGTCGAGGATCGCCAGGTGCACGGCCGTGCGGGTCCGGGTGAACAGGTCGGTCATCAGGGGGCGGGCCACGCTGCGCAGGACGGCGGACGCGGGTACGCGCTGTCCGAGGTGGAAAAGCCTGATGCCGAGTTCGTACGTGTCACCGTGCCGGTCGAGCAGCCCCCATTGCACCAGTTCCTGGGCGAGGCGGTACGCCGAAGCCTTGGGCACGCCGGACCGGCGGCTCAGCTCGCTCAGCCTCAGCCGGCCTGCCCCCGACTCGAACGCGGCGAGGAGCAGCTGAGCCTTGCCCAGGACGGAATTCGGAGGCAGGACGTCCTCGTCGTCGTACGACTCCATCAGCATCCCCTTAATTCGTCGCATGGCGGTACAGGCCATTTGACGTGCAGCAACGCCATGTTGCATAGAGAGGAAGATAACCATCGGGCAACGGACGTCGTGACGTTCTCCTTCCGGGGCCGGTCGGCGCCCTGGGCGCACCGCCCCGGGTCGTTCGAGATGTGTGCGAAGAGCAGCGACTCCAGTCCGACGAGCGCCATCCCACGGTCAGCAGCGCAACCGGCAGGAAGTGCTCGGTGGCGGCCACCAGCGCCGTCGCCACCACCGGCGCTCGTGGCTCAGCGTCGCCTGATGTACCTCCGAGGAGTAGGCATGAGTGCTCCTCGCCGCTCGCCTGCGACAGGTGGAGCGTGCGAAGCGGCACATGCTGCCTCGACCATGCGGTCCGCCAGGTGGGACACCGTGCTTTCCGTCGGCCTTCCGGGATGTCAGGTTTCCGCCACCTCGACATCACTTCGACCCGGAGGTCGTTTCCGATGTTCCGTCTCCACCGCACGACCGGGCGCTTGGCGGCCGCCGGGCTCCACTCGCTCGTACTCCTCCTCGCCACCGCCTGCGGCGCCGGTACCACCGATTCGGCGGGTTCCACGGGCGGCGGGAGCCCGACCGTCCGAATCGCCCTCGGCGTCGACGCCTCGTACGCCCCGCTGTATCTCGCCGCCGAGCGTGGCATGTTCAAAAAGGCCGGCCTCGACGTACAACTGATGAAGGTGGAGGGCGGACCCGCCGCCGCCCAGGCGGTCACGGCCGGTTCCGCACAGATCTCCGCCAACGCCGACTCCACCGCACTGCCGCAGATGGTGAGCAACCCGCGTCTGCGTGCCTTGGGCGTCTTCCAGTCGTCGGGCCGCTACCTCAAGGTCGTTCTACGCGAAGGCATCACCGCACCGCGCCAGATCAAGACCATGGGCTCGATCCAGGGCCTCGGCTTGTACGCGACGCACGAGTACCTGCGGCACCACAGCGTCGACCCCGACTCCGTGAAGATCCAGCAGAGCGCGCCGCAGGAGATCCCCACCATGCTCCAGCGTGGCGACATCGACGGCTATATCCTCTTCGACCCCTGGGTGAGCAAGGGCGTCGAGGCGGGGGGACACATCGCCGGCTCCATCGGCGACTTCGGCGTGACGTACAGGCAGTGGCTTCTCGCGGACGACAAGTGGCTGAAGGACAACCAGGTACTCGCCGGGAGGGTCTTCAAGGTGGTCGCCGAGGCCGACCGGCTGGTGGCGAAGGACCCGCACGCGGCAGCCCTGGCAGCGCACGAGCAGGCCCAGCTGCCGGTCGCGGGAACAGAGAAGGCGCTCGGCGAGATCTCGTTCGAGTCCCGGGCTCTGACGACGGCCGATGTCGCGTCCTCGCGCCGGATCGTGGACTTCCTCCTGGAGCAGCACCTCATCAGAAGCGCTCCTGAACTCGACACGGTACTTCTGCGCGGTTGGTACGACAGGTATGCCGGATGACCGGCTCAGACGAATCATTCCCCGGCCGGTCCGCTGAGCGGACCGCCGTGCATGCACCTGCCCTCCGACCGGCAGTAGCGTGCGCCAACTCCCCAGCCAGTAACCCGATGACCTGCCGAAAAGCGTCCCGATCCGAGGTGGCCATGAAGACCGCGTCTCACCCGAACACCCGCCCGACAGGGCGCATCACCGGCTCCGCTCTCCTGACCGCCGCACTGTTCGCGGCAACCGCGTGCGGCGCGGGCACCACCGACGCGGGGGCCGGTTCGGGCTCCGGCGGGGCGGGTGAGCACCTTCGCATCGCGGTCGGTGTCGACGCCTCGTACGCGCCGTTCTTCGTCGCCGGTGCCGAGGGTCTGTGGGCCAAGCACGGGGTGGATGTCGACCTCGTACAGTTCGCCAAAGGCGGGGAAGGCGTCGACGCCCTCAATGCCGGACAGGTCCAGATGGCGGGGAACTCCGACGCCACCACCATCGGGCTGCTCGGACAGAGCCCGGACCTGCGCTCACTCCTCGTGTACGAGGACTCCGGGCGTTACCTCAAAGTCGTTCTGGCGCCCGAGGTGAAGTCACCGTCCGAGATTCGCAAGATGGCCGTGGTGCCGGGCCTGTCCGAACTGGCCGCCACGCGTTTCCTGGAATCGAAGGGCATCAAGCCGGGCTCGGTCGAATTCGTCACGGCCGACCCCGCCGAGATACCGGCCCTCACCAAGAAGGGCGATGTGGACGCTTACGTCCTGTGGGAGCCGTGGCCGGCCAAGGGAGCGGAACTGGGCTTGCGAATCCAGGAGACCACGGGCGACTACGGCCTCAGCTACCAGCACTGGCTGCTCTCGACCTCTTCCTGGCTCGAGGACCACAAGGACGTCGCCGCCAAGGTGGCCGCGGCCCTCGCGGAAGCGGCCCGGAAGACCGAGAGCGATCCACAGGCCGCCGCACAGGCCACCCAGGACGCCGCGAAGATCCCCACCGCTCAGACCGTGAACGCGGTGAAGGAGATCGACTTCGCCGTCCGCGACTTCACGGCCGAGGACCTGAAGGGCTATGAGGACACCGCCCGCTTCTACTCGGACACCGGCAAACTCAAGGCCCGCCCCGACGTGACCCGCGCCATCCAGCGAGGCTGGCTTTCCGACAACACAGAGGTGTCCCGATGACCGAGGCGACCAAGGGGATCGAGAAGGAGACGGCA includes:
- a CDS encoding IclR family transcriptional regulator is translated as MESYDDEDVLPPNSVLGKAQLLLAAFESGAGRLRLSELSRRSGVPKASAYRLAQELVQWGLLDRHGDTYELGIRLFHLGQRVPASAVLRSVARPLMTDLFTRTRTAVHLAILDGTHVLFLEKIAGEANVLTHSYVGGRLPASCTATGQLLLALAPDGPERVADIARAGFPVLAARSVTDPGVLAQRLATAARQGYALEIGGVRAGYASLAVPVALPGSQYAALSVTGPVAQVSVDRYLAAVQATAESIGRGVAQKTSYDPARAARTPKRRPTAVRAVAS
- a CDS encoding ABC transporter substrate-binding protein, which codes for MFRLHRTTGRLAAAGLHSLVLLLATACGAGTTDSAGSTGGGSPTVRIALGVDASYAPLYLAAERGMFKKAGLDVQLMKVEGGPAAAQAVTAGSAQISANADSTALPQMVSNPRLRALGVFQSSGRYLKVVLREGITAPRQIKTMGSIQGLGLYATHEYLRHHSVDPDSVKIQQSAPQEIPTMLQRGDIDGYILFDPWVSKGVEAGGHIAGSIGDFGVTYRQWLLADDKWLKDNQVLAGRVFKVVAEADRLVAKDPHAAALAAHEQAQLPVAGTEKALGEISFESRALTTADVASSRRIVDFLLEQHLIRSAPELDTVLLRGWYDRYAG
- a CDS encoding ABC transporter substrate-binding protein, producing MKTASHPNTRPTGRITGSALLTAALFAATACGAGTTDAGAGSGSGGAGEHLRIAVGVDASYAPFFVAGAEGLWAKHGVDVDLVQFAKGGEGVDALNAGQVQMAGNSDATTIGLLGQSPDLRSLLVYEDSGRYLKVVLAPEVKSPSEIRKMAVVPGLSELAATRFLESKGIKPGSVEFVTADPAEIPALTKKGDVDAYVLWEPWPAKGAELGLRIQETTGDYGLSYQHWLLSTSSWLEDHKDVAAKVAAALAEAARKTESDPQAAAQATQDAAKIPTAQTVNAVKEIDFAVRDFTAEDLKGYEDTARFYSDTGKLKARPDVTRAIQRGWLSDNTEVSR